The bacterium sequence CGCGAGGCCGACATCGGCCCGGCGATCGAGGTGGCCCGCGCCCGCTTCGCGGACCTGGCGTGGCTGCGGCGCCGGCCGCCTGACGATGCCGCGACCGGCGCCCCACGGATCGCCGACGCGACCCGGCGCCTCTCCGAACGGTACCGCCTCTCCCAGGATGAAGCCGCCGCGCGCCTGCGGCAGCTTGCGAAGACCTCCGGCCGAACCGTCGCCGAGGTGGCCGATGCCATCGTGGGCCTCGACGAGCCCTAACGCCGTCGTGGAGCAGCTGGCGATCGGCGCCGCGTCCGACGCCGGGCGGGTGCGGCCGAAAAACGAAGACTACGTGCTGTGGGAATTCCCGGAGGACCCCGATCTTCGGGGCGGCCGTGGGGCGCTGCTGATCGTGGCCGACGGCGTGGGCGGACACGGCGGCGGCGCCGTAGCGAGCGCCGAGGCCGCGCATACCGTGGCGCAGGAGTACTATCTCCACCGGCGCGGCGAGCCCGGCCGCGCGCTCCGGCGCGCGGTCGAGCGGGCCAACCTCCACGTTTATACGACGCGGCTCGGCCATCCCGGTCTCGCGGGCATGCAGACGACGCTCACCGCGCTCGCCATCGCCGGCGGCCGCTACTGGGTCGCCCACGTCGGTGATTCCAAGGCCTGGCTGCTGCGCGGGGCATCGCTGCGTCGGCTCACCCGGGACCACACCATCGTCGAGGAGATGCGGCGGATCGGCCTGGTCGACCAGGCGCGCGCCGACCGCCACAGCCACCGGCACCTCCTGACGCGGACGATCGGCGGCGACGCAATCGTCCGCGTCGATCTCTCGCGCGGTGCGGTCCAGCCCGGCGACTGCTTCGTGCTGACCACCGACGGCGTGTATGAACACCTGTCGCCGGAGGACGTGCGCGACGCGTTCACGAACCTGCCTC is a genomic window containing:
- a CDS encoding protein phosphatase 2C domain-containing protein yields the protein MPSWASTSPNAVVEQLAIGAASDAGRVRPKNEDYVLWEFPEDPDLRGGRGALLIVADGVGGHGGGAVASAEAAHTVAQEYYLHRRGEPGRALRRAVERANLHVYTTRLGHPGLAGMQTTLTALAIAGGRYWVAHVGDSKAWLLRGASLRRLTRDHTIVEEMRRIGLVDQARADRHSHRHLLTRTIGGDAIVRVDLSRGAVQPGDCFVLTTDGVYEHLSPEDVRDAFTNLPPPAAAAACIEDANRRGGFDNLTIIGVRVGT